In Lates calcarifer isolate ASB-BC8 linkage group LG21, TLL_Latcal_v3, whole genome shotgun sequence, a single window of DNA contains:
- the LOC108872703 gene encoding mitogen-activated protein kinase kinase kinase kinase 5, which produces MDFQHRTALDISTRNPQDDFEILLRVGGGTYGEVYKARNKQNGELAAIKVIKMEPEDDFSIIQQEIVIVKSCKHPNIVAYYGSYIRANKLWICMEFCGGGSLQDIYHVTGPLSEPQIAYICREMLQGLDYLHAQKKIHRDIKGANILLNDQGEVKLADFGISAQITATLARRMSFIGTPYWMAPEVAAVEIKGGYNELCDIWSVGITAIELAELQPPMFDVHPLRVLFLMSKSGYQPPKLKDKAKWSSTFYNFVKAMLVRNPKKRPSASKMLSHLFLTQQCLNQELTLDLLEKFRHPEKLKTCLATDDEEMEVVVPGSLRRIQSINKHNRAERTNSDISLEQIYTQRPVRKDSPNVTLRPTLVSTGSSKSPVRDEETDSDDDYDDVDIPTIQATSNIADETPPPLPPKPKARTSSEESMAGEDDRARKPSSLYAPALLRTSSGTHVRPTPQPRTSRHSDPASLPVQFNDNPPDLLPPELPPKGIRRRQPPSKDPAECVSPVMKKPPVYFKKVFHGCPLKINSSTTWENPATKDQHLILGAEEGIYTLNLNSSEATMELLYPGKCTWVYTISNVLMSVSGKSLQLHSHSLKELYEQARKDQRMVALPTHRLLPRKYAVTCKIPDTKGCKTCSVAGSMQRGCVFLCCALDSSVVVLLQWYEPMHKFMLIKHFDFPLPNPLRVFEMVVAPQQEYPLVCIGVSRGCSPTLPVNVEYMNLNSNTSWFTSSGLEKPCADIVQVNQLDSNSLLVLLEKSVHIVDLRGELRSNRPLTPEPTFSHDVESIVYFEDTLLAVWRHGWQRRGQSFTEVLEETTDPRKIYRLVQSDRMVILETRQTEDQSGLSNLYVLEIAENYVMLP; this is translated from the exons GCACGTAACAAGCAGAATGGAGAACTGGCAGCCATCAAGGTCATCAAGATGGAGCCAG AGGATGATTTTTCTATCATTCAGCAGGAGATTGTCATAGTAAAAAGTTGCAAACATCCCAACATAGTGGCATATTATGGCAGCTACATACG AGCTAATAAACTGTGGATCTGTATGGAGTTCTGTGGAGGAGGCTCCCTCCAGGATATCTACcatg TGACTGGTCCTCTGTCTGAGCCACAGATAGCCTACATCTGCAGGGAGATGCTACAG gGCTTGGATTACCTGCATGCACAGAAGAAAATCCACAGAGACATCAAG GGTGCCAACATCCTCCTCAATGATCAGGGCGAGGTCAAGTTAG CTGACTTTGGGATCTCAGCTCAGATCACAGCCACTCTGGCCCGGCGGATGTCCTTCATCGGGACGCCATATTG GATGGCACCAGAGGTGGCAGCAGTGGAGATAAAAGGCGGCTACAATGAACTATGTGACATCTGGTCTGTGGGCATCACAGCTATAGAGCTGGCAGAGCTACAACCTCCAATGTTTGATGTCCACCCGCTGCG CGTCCTGTTTCTAATGTCAAAGAGTGGCTACCAGCCTCCTAAACTGAAGGACAAGGCTAAATG GTCATCTACATTTTATAACTTTGTCAAAGCCATGTTGGTGAGGAACCCGAAGAAGAGACCCAGCGCCTCCAAGATGCTCTCA CACTTGTTTTTGACCCAGCAGTGCCTGAACCAGGAGCTGACCCTGGACCTACTGGAAAAGTTTCGCCACCCTGAGAAACTGAAGACCTGCCTGGCGACAGATGATGAGGAGATGGAG GTGGTAGTACCTGGATCTTTGAGGAGGATCCAGTCTATCAACAAACACAACCGGGCAGAGAGGACAAACTCTGACATAAGtt TGGAACAGATCTACACTCAGAGGCCTGTGAGGAAAGACTCACCGAATGTAACG ttaaGGCCGACACTGGTATCAACTGGCAGCAGCAAGAGTCCAGTGAG GGATGAGGAAACAGACTCGGATGATGACTATGATGATGTGGATAT CCCTACGATACAAGCCACTAG TAACATAGCTGATGAAACCccacctccacttcctccaAAG CCGAAAGCACGGACCAGCTCAGAGGAAAGCATGGCAGGGGAGGATGATCGGGCGAGGAAACCCTCCTCTCTGTACGCCCCCGCCCTTCTCAGGACCTCCAGTGGGACGCATGTCCGACCCACACCCCAGCCACGAACCTCACGACACTCAG ACCCCGCATCCTTACCTGTCCAGTTTAATGACAATCCGCCAGACCTCCTTCCTCCTGAGCTCCCTCCTAAAGGCATACGCAGACGGCAACCCCCATCAAAG GACCCTGCTGAGTGTGTCAGCCCCGTCATGAAGAAACCTCCT GTCTACTTTAAAAAGGTCTTCCATGGCTGCCCTCTTAAAATAAACAGTTCCACGACCTGGGAAAATCCAGCTACTAAAG ACCAGCATCTGATTCTGGGGGCAGAGGAAGGGATCTATACCCTTAACCTCAACAGTTCAGAGGCCACAATGGAGCTG ttGTATCCTGGGAAGTGTACCTGGGTCTACACCATTAGTAACGTCCTCATGTCTGTATCAG GTAAATCATTGCAGCTTCACTCCCATTCACTGAAGGAGTTGTATGAACAGGCTCGGAAAGACCAGAGGATGGTTGCCTTGCCGACTCACAGGCTGTTACCTAG GAAATATGCAGTGACATGTAAAATACCTGATACAAAAGGCTGCAAGACCTGCTCAGTTG CAGGTAGCATGCAGCGaggctgtgtgtttctgtgctgtgctCTGGATTCCAgtgtggtggtgctgctgcagtgGTACGAGCCCATGCACAAGTTCATGCTCATTAAG CATTTTGACTTCCCCCTGCCCAACCCTCTGCGGGTGTTTGAGATGGTTGTGGCGCCCCAGCAGGAATACCCACTGGTGTGTATTGGTGTGTCTCGGGGGTGCAGCCCCACCCTGCCAGTGAATGTAGAATACATGAACCTCAACTCCAACACATCCTGGTTCACCAGCTCTGGCCTGG agAAACCTTGCGCAGACATAGTGCAAGTAAACCAATTGGACAGTAACTCACTGCTCGTCCTCTTAGAAA agtcagTACATATAGTTGATCTGAGGGGGGAGCTGAGGAGCAACAGGCCTCTGACACCTGAGCCCACCTTCTCTCATGATGTTGAGTCCATAG TCTATTTTGAGGACACGTTGTTGGCAGTGTGGCGTCACGGctggcagaggagaggacaaaGTTTCACTGAGGTGTTGGAGGAAACCACCGACCCCAGAAAGATCTACAGACTGGTGCAGTCAGACAG GATGGTCATTTTGGAGACGCGACAGACTGAGGACCAGTCAGGCCTGTCCAACTTGTACGTGCTGGAAATTGCTGAGAACTATGTCATGCTGCCCTGA